In the Halorubrum ruber genome, GGACGACGAGATCGGCCGAAGCCGCCGCCGGGTCCGAGTCGACCTGAGCGGCGCTCTCGGTCTGCCCCGGACTTTCGGACGGCCGGTTCGGCCGCTTCGACGGCGAGCCAGCACCGTCAGCGTCTCCGTGCGAACGGAGCCGGGGACTTCCGCTGAACTCACCCCAGCCGCTCGTCGAGGATGAGCCGCGTCTTCGTCGACTTGACCTCGTCCATCTCGCGGGCCTGCGTGATCAGTTCGTTGACCGCGCGCGTGTCGACCGCGTCGACGACGAGGACGACGTCCTCTTCGCCCGACACCTGCCAGACGAAGTCCACCTCTTCCCACTCCACCATCCGCTGGCCGACTTCGTCCGTGTTGACGTTCATCTCCACCGAGATCTCGATCATCGCCTTCACGTTACCGGTGCGGGTCGTCACCGTGAACCGCTCGATCACGCCCTCGTCGGTCATCCGGTCGACGCGGTTGCGCACGGTCCCCTCGGAGGTCCCAACCCGGTCCGCGATCTCCGTGTACGGGGTCCGCGCGTCCCGTCGCAGGATCGAGAGGATCCGTCGGTCGAGGTCGTCCATACCGGTCCGTCTCTCGCCCGTCGCCTTACCCGTTACGAATATCGTAACGAACCTTCGAACGACGCATTTATTATCCTTTGCGCGTACGTTTCTCGTAATGTCGGACGCCTACATCGCGCTGGCCGACGGACGCGTGCTCGAAGCGCGCGCCCGTTCGCCGGGGCGGACCCGCGGCGAACTGGTGTTCACGACCGCGTACACCGGCTACGAGGAGTCGCTCACTGACCCCTCCTACGCCGAACAGATCCTCACCTTCTCGTACCCCCTGATCGGGAACTACGGCGTCCGAAGCGAGCGGTTCGAGTCCGAGTCGGTCCAGCCCCGCGCGGCGATCGCCCGCGAGCTGACCGACGACGTCGCCGACTGGCTCGCCGGCGAGGGCGTGCCGGCCGTCGACCACGTCGACACCCGCGAGATCGTCACCACCGTCCGCGAGGAGGGCGCGATGGCCTGCGGGATCGCCGCCGGCCCGGACGCGACCCCCGAGGATGCGGTCGAAGAGATGGAGGCGTGCAAGCCGATGAGCGACCACGTCGACATCGGCGCGCAGGTCTCGGTCGCCGAGCCGACCGTCCACGAGAGCGCCGACGGCGTCGGCGTCGACGTCGCGATGCTCGACTGCGGCGCGAAGGGCTCGATCGTCTCCTCGCTCACCGAGCGCGGCGCGGACGTCCACGTTCTCCCGTACGACGCGACCCCAGAGGACGTGGCGGCCATCGACCCCGACGTGCTGTTCGTCTCGAACGGCCCGGGCGACCCGGAGAACTTCGTCGCCGCCCAGGAAGTCGTCGACGAGTTCGCGGGCGAGCTCCCCCTCGCGGGGATCTGCCTCGGCCAACAGGTGATCACGAGCGCGCTCGGCGGCTCGACGGAGAAGATGGCGTTCGGCCACCGCGGCGTCAACCAGCCGGTCAAGGACCTCCGCACCGACAAGGTCGTGATGACCACCCAGAACCACGGCTACACGGTCGCCGACACCGGCCCGCTCGAAGTGACGCAGGTGAACGTCAACGACGACACCGTCGAGGGCCTCGACAGCGAGGAGCTGGACGTCATCACCCGCCAGTACCACCCCGAGGCGAACCCCGGCCCGCACGACTCGCTCGGCTTCTTCGACGAGGTGCTCGACCTGGCGACCTCGTCGCGTCGAGTCGCGGCTGACTGACCGCTCGGCGCACCGAGTTCCCGCTTTTCCGGTTCCGGCACCCTCCGCTGACCACACGGAGTACCACTCGGTCGACGCCCGCGACGTTCCTCCCGCTGCATTTCTCCTTCGCCCTTCGGGTCCGTTCCGCGTTCGCCGCGGACCGGCGACGTTTTCTCCCGTCCCCCCGCAGGGTGACACATGCCAACCGAGATCCTGCTCACCAACGACGACGGGATCGACGCCGTCGGGATCCGGGCG is a window encoding:
- a CDS encoding Lrp/AsnC family transcriptional regulator, which translates into the protein MDDLDRRILSILRRDARTPYTEIADRVGTSEGTVRNRVDRMTDEGVIERFTVTTRTGNVKAMIEISVEMNVNTDEVGQRMVEWEEVDFVWQVSGEEDVVLVVDAVDTRAVNELITQAREMDEVKSTKTRLILDERLG
- the carA gene encoding glutamine-hydrolyzing carbamoyl-phosphate synthase small subunit, encoding MSDAYIALADGRVLEARARSPGRTRGELVFTTAYTGYEESLTDPSYAEQILTFSYPLIGNYGVRSERFESESVQPRAAIARELTDDVADWLAGEGVPAVDHVDTREIVTTVREEGAMACGIAAGPDATPEDAVEEMEACKPMSDHVDIGAQVSVAEPTVHESADGVGVDVAMLDCGAKGSIVSSLTERGADVHVLPYDATPEDVAAIDPDVLFVSNGPGDPENFVAAQEVVDEFAGELPLAGICLGQQVITSALGGSTEKMAFGHRGVNQPVKDLRTDKVVMTTQNHGYTVADTGPLEVTQVNVNDDTVEGLDSEELDVITRQYHPEANPGPHDSLGFFDEVLDLATSSRRVAAD